One stretch of Roseivirga sp. BDSF3-8 DNA includes these proteins:
- a CDS encoding bifunctional adenosylcobinamide kinase/adenosylcobinamide-phosphate guanylyltransferase has translation MAGHITFITGGARSGKSRYAQQTACALSSNPLYVATARIADEDFEARVQRHRGDRPPEVWTSLEEDKFPSRLDLSGRTVVLDCTTLWLTNFCSDHQWQCEQAFEAWRTEADCLLSRPFHHLLIISNELGMGLHADTEIGRKFTDVAGWANQHLAARAHTAIMMVSGLPLYLKKTDP, from the coding sequence ATGGCAGGCCATATTACCTTTATTACCGGCGGGGCCCGCAGCGGTAAGAGTCGCTATGCGCAGCAAACAGCCTGTGCCTTGTCATCCAATCCACTGTACGTGGCCACGGCCCGTATTGCCGATGAGGACTTTGAAGCAAGGGTGCAGCGGCATCGGGGCGATCGCCCGCCGGAGGTATGGACGAGCCTGGAGGAGGATAAATTCCCCTCCCGGCTCGATCTTTCCGGCCGTACGGTGGTGCTGGACTGTACCACCCTGTGGCTAACCAACTTCTGCTCAGACCACCAGTGGCAGTGTGAACAGGCCTTCGAAGCCTGGCGCACAGAAGCTGATTGCTTACTGTCCCGGCCATTTCACCACCTGCTTATCATCTCAAATGAACTCGGTATGGGCCTCCATGCGGATACGGAGATCGGCAGAAAATTTACTGATGTGGCAGGATGGGCCAACCAGCACCTGGCGGCCCGGGCTCACACCGCCATTATGATGGTAAGTGGCTTACCTCTTTACCTGAAAAAGACTGATCCATGA
- the cobT gene encoding nicotinate-nucleotide--dimethylbenzimidazole phosphoribosyltransferase, translated as MNDLLSQPIYPPSQADEPAIQQKIDLKTKPPGALGHLETVARQVAIILGQAAPELVQPHLLVFAGDHGIAAQNQVNLYPQEVTAQMVGNFARGGAAINVFCGQHGIHLRVVDAGVCADLDPHLPIIHKKIRKGTRNYLYEPAMTEAECRESFKTGAGLVREVAGKGCNVIAFGEMGIGNTSSAALLMHGLTGLDMALCVGRGTGLSDEGLKQKTDILSQAWRAHSGTGLTNPLTLLQLFGGYEIAMMTGAYLQAAASGMVILVDGFIATAALAVAYALQPAVREFCVFAHCSGEAGHEALLRWIEAKPLLHLGLRLGEGTGAALAYPLVKSAVAFYNEMASFESAGVSTSAQ; from the coding sequence ATGAATGACCTTCTCTCACAACCTATTTACCCTCCCTCACAAGCAGACGAACCAGCCATACAGCAAAAGATTGACCTGAAAACAAAGCCCCCCGGAGCCCTGGGCCACCTGGAGACAGTGGCGCGGCAGGTAGCAATTATCCTCGGCCAGGCAGCACCGGAATTAGTGCAGCCTCATTTGCTTGTCTTTGCGGGAGATCATGGCATAGCCGCTCAAAATCAGGTGAATCTGTACCCACAGGAAGTTACCGCCCAGATGGTGGGTAACTTTGCGCGGGGCGGGGCGGCCATCAATGTATTTTGTGGGCAGCACGGCATCCATCTAAGGGTGGTAGACGCCGGCGTATGTGCTGACCTGGACCCTCACCTTCCAATTATACATAAAAAGATAAGGAAGGGTACACGAAACTACCTGTATGAGCCGGCCATGACTGAAGCAGAATGTCGTGAATCTTTTAAGACGGGGGCAGGCCTGGTGAGGGAGGTGGCTGGTAAGGGATGTAATGTGATAGCTTTTGGGGAAATGGGTATTGGCAATACTTCTTCTGCCGCTCTGCTCATGCATGGGCTTACCGGCCTTGACATGGCCCTGTGTGTAGGCAGGGGGACCGGCCTGAGTGATGAGGGCCTGAAACAGAAAACGGATATTCTTTCCCAGGCCTGGAGGGCGCATAGTGGTACGGGGCTTACGAATCCCTTGACGCTGCTGCAGCTATTCGGCGGATATGAAATTGCCATGATGACCGGTGCTTACCTGCAGGCTGCGGCCAGTGGCATGGTCATATTGGTAGATGGCTTTATCGCCACCGCCGCACTGGCTGTTGCGTATGCTTTGCAGCCTGCAGTACGTGAATTTTGTGTGTTTGCTCATTGCTCCGGTGAGGCAGGTCATGAGGCGTTGCTAAGGTGGATAGAGGCGAAGCCGCTGCTACATCTGGGACTTAGGCTGGGGGAAGGGACAGGGGCGGCCCTGGCCTATCCGCTCGTAAAGTCCGCGGTGGCCTTTTATAATGAAATGGCAAGTTTTGAAAGTGCCGGAGTGAGCACATCTGCGCAATGA
- a CDS encoding DUF808 domain-containing protein yields MASGFFALFDDIAVLMDDVASMSKIATQKTAGILADDLAVNAEKASGFVSSRELPVLWKITKGSFLNKLIILPVTFLLSAYLPIAITIMLLIGGVYLAYEGAEKIYEYLFHSKEAQKGVDVSKMSQAEAQAYEKKKIKAAILVDFILSVEIVIIALSTVVGKPLEIQIVAVSVVAILATVGVYGIVALLVRMDDLGYKLIANSDSEKSFMSKLGKGLVKSLPVVIRALAVIGTLAMILVGGGIFVHNIHFIHDLVHGLPSILGEFLVGLVVGFVALPIINLVLKVIDKKK; encoded by the coding sequence ATGGCTTCAGGATTTTTCGCTCTATTTGATGACATAGCGGTACTCATGGATGATGTAGCTTCTATGAGTAAAATCGCTACTCAAAAAACGGCAGGCATATTGGCTGATGACCTGGCAGTGAATGCGGAAAAAGCTTCAGGCTTTGTATCATCCAGGGAACTGCCGGTACTATGGAAGATTACGAAAGGCTCCTTCCTGAATAAGCTGATCATACTGCCGGTAACCTTCCTGCTAAGTGCCTACCTGCCTATTGCCATCACCATCATGCTCCTAATAGGGGGGGTATACCTCGCCTACGAAGGCGCTGAAAAAATATATGAGTACCTCTTTCACAGTAAAGAGGCCCAAAAAGGGGTGGACGTAAGCAAGATGAGCCAGGCCGAAGCGCAGGCGTACGAAAAGAAGAAAATAAAGGCGGCTATACTGGTAGATTTTATCCTCTCGGTAGAGATCGTAATCATAGCGCTGAGCACGGTAGTGGGTAAGCCGCTGGAGATACAGATAGTGGCGGTAAGTGTGGTAGCCATACTGGCAACTGTAGGTGTGTACGGCATAGTCGCCCTTCTGGTACGTATGGATGACCTGGGGTATAAGCTGATTGCTAACAGCGACAGTGAAAAGAGCTTTATGAGTAAACTAGGAAAAGGACTCGTAAAGTCGCTGCCGGTAGTGATCCGGGCGCTTGCTGTGATAGGCACCCTGGCGATGATCCTCGTGGGAGGGGGCATATTTGTTCACAACATCCACTTCATCCATGACCTGGTTCACGGGCTACCGTCTATCCTGGGCGAGTTCCTGGTAGGCCTGGTAGTGGGCTTTGTGGCGCTGCCCATCATTAACCTGGTGCTGAAAGTAATTGATAAGAAGAAATAA
- a CDS encoding tetratricopeptide repeat protein, which yields MNKLYLTYSFTKNMYKVLTGLLVLLSITFGCNSSGQQDKSFETFNEGVSYSLDAESAAQEGNPEKAEELHRKAIVKFDETLAADPDHAPALSAMGHSHFMLREFDQCLEWYEKALALDSANVPAHLEYGLCRINLGDIRSGKVAIDKAIALDHNSRETVNHAVDNLLDIGTLAFDYGNGYMEEGDSVKGTDYKRFAVGVLYTAHQTDTTRQEVIRYLVDFSEKTGNEELRAIFSEKLHQ from the coding sequence TTGAATAAGCTTTATCTGACTTATAGCTTCACTAAAAACATGTATAAGGTACTTACGGGTCTACTAGTTTTACTGAGCATCACATTTGGATGTAATTCCTCCGGGCAGCAGGACAAATCTTTCGAAACCTTTAATGAAGGTGTTTCCTATTCTCTGGATGCAGAGAGCGCCGCACAGGAAGGCAACCCTGAAAAAGCTGAAGAACTGCACCGTAAGGCGATAGTGAAATTTGATGAAACGCTAGCCGCGGACCCGGACCATGCCCCTGCCTTAAGCGCGATGGGGCATAGCCATTTTATGCTACGGGAATTTGACCAGTGCCTGGAATGGTATGAGAAAGCCCTGGCCCTGGACTCGGCCAATGTGCCGGCTCACCTGGAGTATGGCCTCTGTAGGATAAACCTCGGCGACATAAGAAGCGGTAAAGTAGCTATTGATAAGGCCATCGCCTTAGACCACAACAGCCGGGAAACAGTAAACCATGCTGTTGACAACCTGCTGGACATAGGCACGCTGGCCTTTGATTACGGCAATGGCTATATGGAAGAAGGAGACAGTGTAAAAGGTACGGACTATAAACGATTTGCGGTAGGGGTGCTCTATACGGCACACCAGACAGACACCACGCGCCAGGAGGTGATCCGCTACCTGGTTGATTTTTCTGAGAAAACAGGAAACGAAGAACTCAGGGCTATCTTTAGTGAAAAGCTACATCAATAG
- a CDS encoding TonB-dependent receptor plug domain-containing protein, with the protein MSRIKYSLAVALAIVFTGSVRAQSDFYQNTETDSTGTIRLQEVEVTARKFPYKTLEQTKNLTVITNEEIKRSQGLSLSEVLDRQAGITINGAYSSPGKNLNVYVRGADPEYTLITVDGVPLYDPSGIGSNFDLRFLPLEQIERIEILKGGQSVLYGTDAIAGVINIITKKAEANGFSPYATLSYGSFNTWDGAAGVRGSAGKVDYHVGYSMLDTDGISEAVSEEESVEFEEDGFTRQTVQANVGLQATPALYISPFVRYSRFDGDLDQSAFVDELDYTYEFENYQLGLRGEWQTTIGEIKALYSYNHTYRFFEDDSTLSQNGFSAYSNGKYIGDEHFADIYLNHPISSDLELTVGVDYRGSSTEQYTLSVSEFGPFATSLEDDSVSQSQVGIYTALFYNRGGEGFSTEAGLRGNRHSVYGENLLFNFSPSYNFGGGWSLFANVARAFRAPSLYQLYSEYSNPAEQLDAETAMTYDGGVQYIQPQGRFSVRASAFYRDVNDVIAFDLTNYVYVNRDRQLDRGIELEPAVYFGNRAKVAINYTYLKGEIEEEGLETDTTYLNLYRRPEHSVSANVEYQVTDALLISSNVQWNGERQDAGFNETFDLEPYFLLNVHAQYRVNSQLSLFFRANNLLDEQFTEVRGYGTRGRNISGGFSFQL; encoded by the coding sequence ATGAGCAGAATTAAGTATTCTCTCGCAGTCGCCCTGGCGATTGTTTTTACGGGCAGTGTGCGTGCCCAGTCCGACTTTTACCAAAACACAGAAACAGACAGCACCGGCACCATACGGCTGCAGGAGGTAGAAGTAACGGCCAGAAAATTTCCCTACAAAACGCTGGAGCAGACCAAAAACCTCACTGTCATTACCAATGAGGAGATTAAAAGGAGCCAGGGCCTTTCACTCAGTGAAGTGCTGGACCGTCAGGCAGGCATTACCATTAATGGCGCTTACAGCAGTCCCGGCAAAAACCTTAATGTGTACGTACGCGGAGCGGATCCGGAGTACACCCTTATTACAGTAGATGGTGTGCCTCTCTATGACCCAAGCGGTATCGGCAGTAATTTTGACCTGCGCTTTTTGCCCCTTGAGCAGATAGAACGTATTGAAATCCTTAAAGGCGGCCAATCCGTGCTTTACGGTACGGATGCCATAGCGGGAGTGATCAATATCATCACCAAGAAGGCAGAGGCCAATGGCTTTTCGCCTTATGCCACGCTTAGCTACGGCAGCTTTAATACGTGGGACGGCGCAGCAGGCGTACGTGGCAGTGCCGGTAAGGTAGATTACCACGTTGGCTATTCTATGCTTGATACCGACGGTATCAGTGAGGCCGTTTCTGAAGAAGAGTCTGTGGAGTTTGAAGAAGATGGTTTTACCCGCCAAACTGTACAGGCTAACGTAGGGCTGCAGGCAACGCCCGCTCTTTATATCAGCCCCTTTGTACGCTATAGCCGTTTTGATGGCGACCTGGACCAGTCAGCCTTTGTAGATGAGCTAGACTATACCTATGAGTTTGAAAATTATCAGTTAGGCCTGCGTGGCGAGTGGCAAACCACGATAGGGGAGATAAAAGCACTCTACAGCTACAATCATACCTATCGTTTTTTTGAAGATGATTCCACGCTTTCGCAAAACGGATTCTCCGCTTACTCTAATGGCAAATACATTGGAGACGAGCATTTTGCCGATATCTACCTGAATCACCCTATTTCCAGTGACCTTGAGCTGACAGTGGGAGTGGATTACCGCGGCAGCAGCACGGAACAGTACACTCTGTCAGTGAGTGAGTTCGGTCCATTTGCTACCAGCCTGGAAGATGACAGTGTGTCGCAGTCTCAGGTAGGCATTTATACCGCCCTGTTCTACAACCGGGGCGGCGAAGGATTTAGCACCGAAGCAGGCCTCAGAGGCAACCGACACTCAGTATATGGTGAAAACCTGCTCTTTAACTTCAGCCCTTCATACAACTTTGGCGGAGGCTGGAGCCTTTTTGCCAATGTAGCCCGGGCATTCCGTGCGCCTTCCCTGTATCAGCTATACAGCGAGTACAGCAACCCGGCTGAGCAGCTTGACGCGGAGACGGCCATGACGTATGATGGGGGCGTCCAGTATATCCAGCCGCAGGGCCGCTTCTCGGTACGTGCTTCTGCATTCTACCGCGATGTGAATGATGTGATTGCCTTTGACCTTACCAACTATGTGTATGTAAACCGTGACCGTCAACTGGATCGTGGAATAGAGCTGGAACCTGCGGTGTACTTTGGCAACCGGGCAAAGGTGGCAATCAACTATACCTACCTCAAAGGAGAGATTGAAGAGGAGGGCCTGGAAACAGACACTACTTACCTTAACCTGTATCGCAGGCCTGAGCACAGCGTGTCCGCTAATGTAGAGTACCAGGTAACGGATGCTTTGCTGATCAGCAGTAATGTACAGTGGAACGGCGAACGCCAGGATGCAGGCTTTAATGAAACGTTTGACCTGGAGCCTTATTTCCTGCTGAATGTACATGCGCAGTATCGCGTAAACAGTCAGCTTAGCCTGTTTTTCCGGGCCAACAACCTGCTGGATGAGCAGTTTACCGAGGTTCGCGGCTATGGTACCCGGGGCAGGAATATTTCCGGCGGATTTTCATTTCAACTATAA
- a CDS encoding HAD family hydrolase: MTQTKSDILLILDLDETLIHATAARLATDPDGHLAGYHIYKRPGLDTFLQYSLSHYRVAIWSSASDDYVYNIVEWLGIGECLEFIWGRSRTTTRVISATDDYGQYDQDRPSHYGYVKPLKKVRRRGYDLNRVLIVDDTPAKVRGNYGNAIYVTEFKGSPDDTELKELATYLDTLKFADNVRHIEKRNWKRRIV; encoded by the coding sequence ATGACTCAAACAAAATCTGACATACTTCTAATACTGGACCTGGACGAAACGCTTATCCACGCTACTGCGGCCCGGTTAGCTACAGACCCTGACGGGCATCTGGCCGGCTATCATATTTACAAAAGGCCAGGGCTGGATACGTTTCTGCAGTACTCCCTGAGCCACTACCGGGTGGCTATATGGTCATCAGCTTCGGATGATTATGTATATAATATTGTGGAGTGGCTGGGTATCGGTGAGTGCCTAGAATTTATATGGGGACGGTCGAGGACGACCACCAGGGTTATCAGTGCCACAGATGATTATGGCCAGTATGACCAGGACCGGCCCAGCCATTACGGGTATGTCAAACCACTGAAAAAGGTGAGAAGGAGAGGATATGATCTGAATAGGGTATTAATAGTAGATGATACGCCTGCTAAAGTACGAGGTAATTATGGTAATGCCATTTACGTAACTGAGTTTAAAGGATCACCGGATGATACAGAGCTAAAGGAATTGGCCACCTACCTGGATACCCTGAAATTCGCGGATAACGTAAGGCATATCGAAAAGAGAAACTGGAAGAGAAGAATAGTATGA
- a CDS encoding tetratricopeptide repeat protein — MDKNINKGNISTGSGSVHLGDNNFYYKSVEYQDFQEKIAMLRDLVGSATSEEKKTQYQAKLNIAQEALEKFKKDVLSLAKTFQAINIDTERLKRAKEHFDKGEFKEARAILDAEQIKLDQDTLLKRKEELEKEQEKNEQDLKHNADEFLVKAKLTEIEYSRPDRVAKTNEYYEASLKSYRHIDNLYAYALWLQEDMNKLEEALELYREALDHADIGSEGYISQKALVHNNLGNLYKDMNIYAEAENQFNSSMEIRRKLWYDNKQVHDYDMAVLLNNYAILLNLKGEFERAEKYFLECLDIRKRIYNERHESTYLMDVAMVQTNLGIAYKDMGRWDEAISLLEESLHNKIAVDKQRPGAMADSGNTYNALGIAYKAKDNYDKAIAGYNEALRVFRINAMINPKVFEGSVAMVLGNLGNLCRQIYKKDDADKYYQEAIIIYTKLLDQNFMQYAPTVGALFVNIAMYQHQEGSSKEVVMEFLDHAIRCLLPIETPMADTNLCNCVNLLAELGEDPQAYLAQFAKDMGLYN; from the coding sequence ATGGATAAGAATATAAACAAAGGCAACATCTCTACCGGAAGTGGGAGTGTGCACCTGGGAGACAATAACTTTTACTACAAGAGTGTGGAGTACCAGGATTTTCAGGAGAAAATAGCAATGCTGCGGGACCTTGTAGGTTCTGCTACTTCAGAGGAAAAAAAGACACAATACCAGGCCAAACTGAATATAGCACAGGAAGCTCTGGAGAAATTTAAAAAAGACGTTCTCTCCCTGGCAAAGACCTTTCAGGCGATAAATATAGATACGGAGCGCCTGAAGCGGGCGAAGGAGCACTTTGACAAAGGCGAGTTTAAGGAAGCCCGGGCCATACTGGACGCGGAGCAGATAAAGCTGGACCAGGATACACTGCTTAAGCGGAAGGAGGAACTAGAAAAAGAACAGGAGAAAAATGAGCAGGACCTGAAGCACAACGCCGATGAGTTTCTGGTAAAAGCAAAACTTACGGAAATTGAGTATAGCAGGCCTGATCGTGTAGCGAAGACAAATGAGTATTATGAGGCTTCGCTAAAGTCTTACCGCCATATAGACAACCTGTACGCGTACGCCCTTTGGCTGCAGGAGGATATGAATAAGCTTGAAGAGGCACTTGAGCTATACCGAGAAGCATTGGATCATGCGGATATAGGAAGTGAAGGGTACATAAGCCAAAAGGCGCTTGTGCATAACAACCTTGGCAACCTGTACAAGGATATGAACATATATGCCGAAGCAGAAAACCAGTTTAATTCCTCCATGGAAATCCGAAGAAAGCTATGGTATGATAATAAGCAGGTGCATGACTATGACATGGCGGTACTGCTAAATAACTACGCGATACTATTGAACCTTAAAGGAGAATTTGAGAGGGCAGAAAAATACTTCCTGGAGTGCCTGGATATACGAAAGAGGATTTATAACGAAAGGCACGAGAGCACGTACCTTATGGATGTAGCCATGGTACAAACTAACTTGGGGATTGCCTATAAGGATATGGGCAGATGGGATGAAGCCATTTCCTTGCTGGAAGAGTCACTACATAATAAAATTGCGGTAGATAAACAGCGGCCCGGTGCTATGGCGGACTCGGGCAATACCTATAACGCACTGGGCATTGCCTACAAAGCGAAAGATAATTATGACAAGGCTATTGCCGGTTATAATGAAGCCTTAAGAGTTTTCAGAATCAACGCCATGATAAACCCAAAAGTATTTGAAGGTTCAGTGGCTATGGTTTTGGGTAATCTGGGAAATCTTTGCAGACAAATATATAAAAAGGATGACGCCGACAAGTACTACCAGGAGGCTATAATTATATACACAAAATTGCTTGATCAGAATTTCATGCAATATGCACCTACCGTAGGAGCATTATTTGTTAATATAGCCATGTACCAACATCAGGAAGGTAGTAGTAAAGAAGTGGTGATGGAGTTTTTGGATCATGCTATCCGGTGCTTGCTGCCTATTGAAACGCCTATGGCGGATACGAATCTATGTAACTGTGTAAACCTATTAGCTGAACTTGGAGAAGATCCGCAAGCCTATTTGGCTCAATTTGCAAAGGATATGGGGCTCTACAACTAA
- a CDS encoding adenosylcobinamide-GDP ribazoletransferase produces the protein MKKEIRLFFTALMFYTRIPVPAGIGHGADDLNKSTRYFPFIGWIVGGISALTYMLASLALPPSVAVLLSMVAGVWITGAFHEDGLADICDGFGGGWTREKILSIMKDSRLGAFGAISLVFVLALKFSLLVSMPATSIPFAIIAGHAISRWAAVTMLYTHTYARDDQDSKAKPVAQKPDKGILIFATLFGLLPLILFQNPLVCLGILPVYGMKMYLGRLYQKWIGGYTGDGLGAVQQTTEVVFYLFLLVLWNYT, from the coding sequence ATGAAAAAGGAAATACGCCTCTTCTTTACCGCCCTTATGTTTTATACCCGTATCCCGGTACCGGCGGGGATCGGGCATGGAGCAGATGACCTGAATAAGTCAACCCGGTATTTTCCCTTCATTGGCTGGATAGTAGGAGGTATCTCCGCGCTAACATATATGCTGGCATCACTTGCGCTACCTCCTTCAGTAGCGGTACTGCTAAGCATGGTGGCCGGGGTGTGGATTACAGGGGCTTTTCATGAAGATGGCCTCGCTGACATCTGTGATGGGTTTGGTGGCGGCTGGACGCGCGAAAAGATACTGTCTATTATGAAAGACAGCCGCCTGGGGGCCTTTGGGGCTATATCCCTTGTATTTGTGCTGGCCCTTAAGTTCAGTCTGCTGGTGTCTATGCCTGCTACTTCTATTCCCTTCGCGATCATTGCCGGCCACGCCATAAGTCGCTGGGCTGCCGTGACGATGCTTTATACCCATACCTATGCCCGGGATGACCAGGACAGTAAGGCCAAACCAGTGGCGCAAAAACCTGATAAGGGGATATTGATCTTTGCCACCCTTTTTGGTCTGCTTCCTCTTATCCTCTTTCAGAATCCCCTGGTTTGCCTGGGTATACTGCCAGTATACGGCATGAAAATGTATCTGGGCCGCCTGTATCAGAAGTGGATCGGGGGCTATACAGGTGACGGACTCGGTGCGGTACAACAGACTACCGAAGTAGTGTTTTACCTTTTCCTTCTCGTACTATGGAACTATACCTGA
- a CDS encoding class I SAM-dependent methyltransferase produces the protein MSAGNEMPERGDQPLKKEIKHFTTMAREAWDEVNPRHQSYKKKSGHKKKFLRKNYHTLPAPLHEAFLDYGLEGRSVLHLCCNDGEELVSLKKLNAGRCVGVDISSSAIHSARVLAAGLHLDATFEVADVYDLPDAAYGRFDYVLLTVGALCWLPDLKAFFATATSQLKDGGHLVIMEQHPFSAIVEDDMKVSETFGYFDKTPYEEAGDLDYLGKEAYEGKTCYTFHHTLADIFSALLENKLQLSRFEEHPDDLSNLKRELERAPQTFPLSYLLVATLNIPT, from the coding sequence ATGTCAGCAGGAAACGAGATGCCGGAAAGGGGCGATCAGCCTCTGAAAAAGGAGATTAAGCACTTTACAACCATGGCCCGTGAGGCCTGGGATGAGGTAAATCCCCGTCATCAGTCGTACAAGAAGAAAAGCGGGCATAAAAAGAAGTTCCTGCGTAAAAACTACCATACCCTGCCAGCCCCGTTGCATGAGGCTTTTCTGGACTATGGGCTTGAGGGCAGGAGCGTACTGCACCTCTGCTGTAATGACGGCGAGGAACTGGTAAGCCTAAAAAAACTGAATGCCGGCCGCTGCGTTGGTGTTGACATCTCCTCATCAGCGATACATAGCGCACGTGTACTGGCGGCTGGCCTCCACCTGGATGCCACTTTTGAAGTCGCAGATGTATACGACCTACCCGATGCTGCCTATGGCCGCTTCGATTATGTGTTACTTACGGTGGGGGCCTTGTGCTGGCTTCCGGACCTAAAGGCATTCTTTGCCACAGCCACCTCCCAGCTCAAAGATGGCGGTCACCTCGTGATCATGGAGCAGCATCCTTTCAGTGCTATCGTAGAGGATGACATGAAGGTATCTGAAACATTCGGCTACTTTGATAAGACGCCCTATGAAGAGGCCGGTGATCTTGACTACCTTGGCAAGGAAGCCTATGAAGGAAAGACGTGTTACACCTTTCATCATACACTCGCCGATATATTTTCGGCACTACTGGAAAACAAACTTCAGCTAAGCCGTTTTGAGGAGCACCCGGACGACCTGTCCAACCTGAAGCGTGAACTGGAGAGGGCGCCACAGACCTTTCCTCTCAGCTATCTTTTGGTGGCTACCCTTAACATACCTACCTAG
- the cobC gene encoding alpha-ribazole phosphatase, producing MELYLIRHTTPKVAKGICYGQSDLAIDDSRYSEESERVIESLPAKPDAVYSSPLKRCTKLAGHIAAQFGANSVITDTRLMELDFGDWEMKPWDELTGLALDIWMQDFVNQKAGGEESFTGLHQRVGHFLNDLAASSYHRVAVVTHAGVIRSAIAHFEGVALKGVFAYACPYASVRHYKL from the coding sequence ATGGAACTATACCTGATCCGGCACACCACACCAAAAGTGGCTAAGGGAATATGTTACGGACAGAGTGATTTGGCAATAGATGACAGTCGCTATTCGGAGGAAAGTGAACGGGTTATTGAGTCCTTGCCAGCTAAACCTGATGCCGTATACAGTAGCCCTTTAAAAAGATGTACCAAACTGGCCGGGCATATAGCTGCGCAGTTTGGTGCGAATTCAGTCATTACCGATACCCGGTTGATGGAGCTGGATTTCGGCGATTGGGAAATGAAACCATGGGATGAGCTTACCGGTCTGGCATTGGACATATGGATGCAGGACTTTGTAAATCAAAAAGCAGGGGGAGAGGAGTCCTTCACCGGACTGCACCAGCGGGTAGGCCATTTTCTAAACGATCTGGCAGCCAGCTCATACCATAGGGTGGCCGTGGTGACGCACGCAGGCGTTATCCGGTCCGCCATAGCGCACTTCGAGGGGGTAGCGCTAAAGGGTGTATTTGCATACGCTTGTCCTTATGCCTCCGTAAGGCACTATAAGCTTTAG
- a CDS encoding DUF6580 family putative transport protein has protein sequence MKEMTNPRTLVLFAFIMVVAAFRVVTTSEELNAISTFTPLGAMALFGGAHFRQHTKAFAFPLLALLISDLVLNRFVYGMGWSLYQGFYYVYGAFALMVLAGRAMQRAITVRNVLFSALFITFIHWIVTDFGVWIGGTLYPKTWAGWWACLAAAIPFERNFLLGTLLYSAIMFGGMAWLQGRFPVLRSLQVAKA, from the coding sequence ATGAAAGAGATGACCAATCCGCGCACACTCGTGCTGTTTGCTTTTATTATGGTAGTGGCCGCCTTTCGGGTGGTGACTACCAGTGAGGAGCTTAATGCTATCAGTACCTTTACCCCCCTGGGCGCCATGGCCCTGTTTGGCGGTGCCCACTTCAGGCAGCATACGAAGGCCTTTGCTTTCCCTTTGCTGGCCTTACTTATCAGCGATCTGGTGCTCAATCGTTTCGTATACGGCATGGGCTGGTCCCTGTACCAGGGCTTTTACTATGTATACGGAGCCTTTGCCCTTATGGTACTGGCCGGTCGCGCCATGCAGCGGGCCATTACAGTGCGTAATGTGCTCTTTTCTGCATTGTTTATCACCTTTATTCACTGGATCGTCACGGACTTTGGCGTATGGATAGGAGGTACCTTATACCCTAAGACCTGGGCCGGATGGTGGGCCTGTCTGGCGGCAGCCATTCCTTTTGAGCGGAACTTCCTGCTAGGCACGCTTCTATACAGCGCCATTATGTTTGGCGGTATGGCCTGGCTGCAGGGGCGCTTTCCTGTGCTCAGGTCTCTGCAAGTGGCTAAGGCCTGA